In Lactiplantibacillus pentosus, the sequence CCGGCCACGGCTAAGCTTCTGTTGAGTAATTATGATGAGGACCATCAGGACGTTTTGCGGGCGTATGAAGCGAAGGTTTATCAATTCTAAGCCGAGGCTCGGGCTGACTAACTTAGATGCGTGCGGCGAGGCGCTGGCTATTAGTCAATTGTCGAGTTCAGATTTGAAAATTAATCAGTAAAAACTAAAGGACGCCCTTGTTATCAACAAAGATAACAGGAGCGTCCTTTAGTCGTGTTAAGTACAATTACTGCTTGTTTTCTTGTTTGGCGTTGTCATCAGCAAAGGTCTTTTCGATGATATCGATGACTTGCTTGACCAGCCCAATTGGGAATTGGTGTGCGCGCCGAATCAGATTGATATGCACGCTGGGGACTTGGACGTCGTCGAATGGAATTTCAACGAGGTCGTCGTCTTCACCTTCAGCCGGCGTCGTAATGTCCGAGATGAACCCTAACGCCAAGTTTTCCTTGACTAGTCCCTTGATTAAAGTACTGCTGTCGGATTCGAAGAGAACTTGTGGCTCGATTGAAAGCTGTTCAGCCAACTGCCGAAAGACGAGCTTGTTCAAATAAGTTGCATTAAGTAGGACAAACGGTGACTTCAGCGCTTCCGCAAAGGTCGGGTGATCCGACTTGGCTAGTGGATGGTCTGGGTTAGCCAAGATGCGGAATTTAAATGGCCGCAATGGCGTGACTGCCAGGCGTTCATCGAGCGTTTGATCCAAGTTGCCACTGATGGCAAGGTCCAGCTGACCAGCCAAGACTTGCTTAACGAGTTGGTTGGCGCCCATTTCAACGGTATGGACGCTACTGAGCAAGTCCTGTTCGATGATGGGCTTAGTTAATGCTGGTAAGTAATGTTCACTGACGGAGGGTTCGATCCCAAACCGCAGTGTGTGTTGACGGAGGTGACTGATTGATTCGTTGACGTGTTGCCAGTTATTGATAATATCATTGGCCGCGAGCAAAAGCTGCTGGCCGCTCGGTGTCAGGACGAGCGCCTTGGTTTTTGCTTGACGAAAGAATAGCGTCACTTGGAAATGACGCTCCAGTCGCTTAATTGCTTGTGAAATTGTTGGTTGGCTAACGTGAAAATCAGCAGCGGTTTGCGTGTAGCTTTGCGTACTGATCAAGCGTTGGAAGTAATACAAGTCTTTAATGTTCATGAAAAATGTAGCCTCCATAAAATATTAATGTTGGTTGAGCAATTAATAGTCGCAGGTAAGCAGGCTCCGACTGATTGATTAAAGCTGGTTATTATACGTCATGTTAATCATACCATTGTTATAACGAATAGTGTCAGGATAATTCGTAAAAATAAATTCACAGAATAGTTAACGTCCTGAAATTATAATGATTATTAATAAGCCGAACACTTGAAATTGGTATGGATGCTGGTTTGACACCATTCAAGCTTTTGAATCATCAGTTTAATTTATCAGTTAAAGGGCTGTTTGATTATCTATCGGGACTAATTTGTCAATTTGAAACGGGTCATTATAGATCACTGGCACTTAAGAAACCCTTGAAATGATAGCTATGACCGCGATTGATAAAGTTAAAGGGGTCAAGTGATAAATAAATTTTATTACCCATCTTCAATAAGTACCAGGCTCAATTATAAAAGCGGTTACACACCATAAATGATTCGTATCAGTTAAGGGGTTGTCGGAAATAGCCAGCTAACTAAAAATTGGTCTACATGAAGTCGGCTGCAGGCTGTGGGCGTCGCATTTGGCGGTAACGGTCAAATTTTTGAACCAAATAAGTTAACGTGTTTAAGTTATAACTGAAACTAATAAGCTCCAAAAAACGACCAAAAAAAAGGCGATCAGCGGGCCTATGTTCGCTGGCTTAATCATAACTTGTGATAATCAGTTAAACGGGTGTGCTAATTTAGTTGGCCTGAGGATTAACCCACTCATTTGCATAAATAATTATAATACTACTCGGAACGACAATCTATAAAACGCCGATATAACAGTGAGTTAATTAATTAACTATAATAATTTATTATAGCAAACCTCGAATCGGGGCTAAAGGATTTTGTCTCACAACTTGATCCAAAATAAAACGCACCAGCTATCACGAAGATAGCTAGTGCGCATACTCGACATTACCGCCGATTCTGAGGCGTACGTTGGTCATGCTTGATTCTGACTGGTTGCGCAGCAGGAACTCGGTTGCCAGCGACAACCCCGGCGACAGCAGCTAAACCAGTTGCAACTAATAAACCTGCTAATAACATGGGCAGGACCTCCTCAATGGTTGTTAAGCACTCGTCATTTGATACTTGCAGTTTAGGCGATTTCTTAACCAATTGCAATTATTTCACCGCTAATTAATGGGAATTTGAATAACTTGAAATATTCTTAAGCAATTGATGGTTTTTGTTCATCCGGGCAAAGGCAGCCGCGTCGTTGAGATACTCATGAACTTCATCAGTATCCGTCGCGAGTTGGGCCTGTAAGAACTTGATGCGAGCGGCGTAGTAGGTGACGTGGAACCGAGCACAGATTTCAATCCCGTAGTTGAGTAGTTGCAGGCTACGTTCAGTATCTGCGATGCTAGCGTAAAAGGCCCCGGTGTAATAGGCGAGGTTGATCACGCGCCAGATACTTGCGGTCGTCTCTAGTGGCAAGTTGGGCAGAGCGTGCCGGACCTTTTCAAAATAATATTGGGCCTTGTCGTTATCGCCGGTCTGCTGATAAGCAATCCCGGTTCCGCAATAAGCCAACTGGGTGTAAATCGTAATGTGCGATTCATCCAAGTCCGTGATGATTTGGTCGAAGTTAAAGACCACGTCACTGATTGGATGGTGGTTAAGTGCCGCCACGTAACCCTTTAGATAACAGTATTGGAGCTTAGTCTCGCGATCGTGCCGCGGCATATCAGCGGCCTTTTCGAGTTGTTCTTCAGCATCCTGATATTCTGCGGTGATCAAATCAAATTCGACTTGTTC encodes:
- a CDS encoding LysR family transcriptional regulator, which codes for MNIKDLYYFQRLISTQSYTQTAADFHVSQPTISQAIKRLERHFQVTLFFRQAKTKALVLTPSGQQLLLAANDIINNWQHVNESISHLRQHTLRFGIEPSVSEHYLPALTKPIIEQDLLSSVHTVEMGANQLVKQVLAGQLDLAISGNLDQTLDERLAVTPLRPFKFRILANPDHPLAKSDHPTFAEALKSPFVLLNATYLNKLVFRQLAEQLSIEPQVLFESDSSTLIKGLVKENLALGFISDITTPAEGEDDDLVEIPFDDVQVPSVHINLIRRAHQFPIGLVKQVIDIIEKTFADDNAKQENKQ
- a CDS encoding helix-turn-helix transcriptional regulator yields the protein MNIELFIARRKALGLSQKALADGICTQATLSKFENNGKAPAIRIVAQLCQRLNLQLEDVFPTERVADAAVLKILEQVEFDLITAEYQDAEEQLEKAADMPRHDRETKLQYCYLKGYVAALNHHPISDVVFNFDQIITDLDESHITIYTQLAYCGTGIAYQQTGDNDKAQYYFEKVRHALPNLPLETTASIWRVINLAYYTGAFYASIADTERSLQLLNYGIEICARFHVTYYAARIKFLQAQLATDTDEVHEYLNDAAAFARMNKNHQLLKNISSYSNSH